The sequence below is a genomic window from Mytilus edulis unplaced genomic scaffold, xbMytEdul2.2 SCAFFOLD_1639, whole genome shotgun sequence.
AATGTACCGGAAAACTCGGAAAAATTGGTAAAGATGCAGCCATGGTTTGATTATCAGTGTCACTAATTATTAAATccattgaaatacatttttaacatttccaacttttgtttttatcctCGTCGCCAATGTAACGTTTGTAGCCTATATATATTAACTAAGAGACAAGCCATGTGTACTGATTAACATACTTTAATATAATGCTAGAGCTAAGTAATCAACACAAATACATAAAGCAATACGACGCGACCTTATCTGCTATGTCCATCAACACAACACGTGCGTGAACTCTGAACTGTATAGatatttatgaatgaatgaaagtTACAATATTACAATATGGTTTGATGGTCCCCAGACAATTATTTTGACTTCTGATTATCCTGTTACTTCTTAGGTTTCAAAATATCAGTAACCTTATGCCAGAAATGTCAGTAACATACAAGGAAAAAAAACCATCATGCTATCCTCTTATACACAGTAAATTTAATTGTAAGAGGTCAATGAGATGACAACCcaacaaaacaaataatcaaaaggTGTATTGGATATTTGTAAAATAAGTAGAACCAATCACCACAGAAAACATGTAAATGTGTTCATTGAAAAACAGATAGttcaattttaatacaaaaaataaaccccTAATAATTGTATCCTTGAAGTTCCTGCAATGCTTTTAAGTTTAATGCCCATCGTGATTTATTAACGAAGGTTGAAATTTCCAATCTTTGCCTTCATATTCAGTCTATCCTTGTTAAAATAGTGGGAGAGATAAAAGGTTGCTAAGAAGTGCAAAATGATAATAAATAGATTTGTCATGTTTACTAAGAATGGTACGTTTTATAAAACAGAACATTGCAATGAAGGAATTTATAGAACCAATCAAATAAATAACTGAACACCTGTTAAGTTCCCAACCTTGAAATTCACTCAAACCATAGTGGCAATATGAGCTATTACCATAAGCTATACAATGAACTTTCTTCAAATTCATCTCTGAAATTTCTTTATggattgtaaaacaaaatattgactgTTTAATCTAAAAGATGGCTGTAGAATTTTACAAACTTTTGTCCAAATTAATCAAATTATCCAGCCATTATTTGAGCTCAAACAATATTCTTAACTATTAAATGGAAGTTAGGCGCTATTGTCTTGAAAAACTATAAAAGCTAGATAACAATTaagcttaaattaaaataatgagTAGCATGACAAGTTCTAGCAACCTCAAACTTTCAAAACAATTTGACAGCCCTATTCGGAGTAACTCAAAAGGTCATTTTCTTTGTATTGGTtaaaatttttcatgtttttgctgTTATCTTGAAACTATTGGAAATGTTAAACGTGTCATTGGAATtttctttttaccgatttcatcTTGGTAACAACTTGACCATATATTACCGAAATTGCAAGAATGACGTAACCAAGTTCCTCTGTATACAGTTCAGTCATATTCGGTTACAATCTGTTGAAAATATGACCGcaactgttggtttttttttttattctaattgacCAATTATCTAAAATCTTATGGGACTCTATATGAATCTTACATGATTCTACACAACAAAATGGTTTTAAACTTTACAGATATAATGAACCAGAGACACTGTCAatcttcagtggcggatccagaaatattcataagtgggggcccactgactgacctaagaggggcccgctccagtcacgcttcaatgattccctatataagcaaccaaattttttcccaaaaatggGGGacccggccccccccccccctaaatccgcctctgatctttgccatttaatttttatttggtgCCAAACAGATCCGTCATTCAAACTCTACGGAAAGTCCCATCATTGAAATAAATGCTTTTATATCTATGGTCACATGTTCAACTTCTGAAATGTTTTCTTTATGTGTTCCTATTGTACAGAAGAGTCCTAAATTACTTGGGTGAAACCTCTTTaaataataagcattttaaaattgcatttattaTTTGTTGAATGTACCCATGCACTAAGAACATTTGAACCCAAAAATAATGTCAATGTTTAATACCTATGGAGTTGAACGGAACTACCAGTCACTCGAGTATATTTTTTAATACTCTTAgagaaaaataaaatgcataaaccgatttttaccattttttctgGTATAATGGTATTGAACATTTTTTATGTAAAGTCACTTCACTGATGCTTTTAACACTTTCAATACTGtttgtttctgtaaaaaaaatatataatatatatatatttatatcaccTAATGTTCAAGAGCATGAAAAGGATTAAGTAACTAAGTTAGCTATGATATTACGGTTTGAGTTTGAACTTCAAGCTtacacaaaacaaagaaaaagaggACTAAATACGAACTTGGGATAAAAGAATACCGAACAAATGATAGATcgtttttgtaaatgttttgtgaCTGTGaattagttttaacatattttaaaatcgTTTGCACTATTTATGTATACTTGTATGaatgacaaaaaagaaaacaatttgaaTGCACATTTATTTTGTGGTCGTATATTACACTACTTAATTACTTGTGTGAATGTTCAGTCCATTAATCCATAAAACGCACATCTTTTGTCGGAAAATCATCTTTAAATGCTACTCTGTTTGGCTGAACACTTTTAACTTTGGAAGTTGAGGGGATCGACATTTCGATCGGGCTCAATGGTGTTTTTTCATCAGCAATGGGTATTCTTATAGAATCTTCAGAGACGTCATCGTCGCAATAACTGGTCAAAAAGCTAGGAAATAGAAGCGACATAGCGAATATAATTCCACCAGAACAAAAAAGAATCAAACCAACCAGCTTACATAAATCAAGAGTAGTATTAAATGATACAGCACTGTGATCAATATATCCTAAATTTTGGTCCTCACTTAGTTTTGTTACCATAGATTTTCTTGGAACTGTATACCCTACAAGGATACCGACAATGCCAAACAATAGCAAGTTGGCACCGCTCCAGATACATACTTTCAGCCAGATTGGAGGACATCGCCGTCTTCTTGATCTCGGATTTAATAGCAGAGCAAAGTCGTCATCTTCCTCGTATATACTCGGATCTTTAACAGAAGAATTGGGATCGTAGAATTCGTGTAAATATGACTTCACTCCAAAATAAACTGGGCATccacttttctttttctttttttcaggatCGGCTTCTTCAAGAACAGTTGATGTTTTTGATAGAATTTCGTGCTCTTCCTCAGCTAATCCATCGTCAGTGAAGTTTTTCGATTCTGTACTTTCACTCATGGCATTAGTCGTAAGAACGACTCACCATCCGGCTTGGTCGGCATTTACTACGTCATCTGAATAACACAGAAAGGCTACATTAACACCCAAAGTTGACAAAACCAAACGCCTACGATTTGACATCACAATATCGACTACTTTTCAATCACTATTCATTTTGTAACTATGATTTATTTTCGCAATAAAGGAAACATGacgaattacaaaataaattcagCAGCTAAACTAAATCGAACATCAGGTTGTGATTAATTTGTTTGGAAAGAAACGCGAAGCACATTTGTATAGTCAATACACATGTATCAATTAGCAGTAAACATCTTTAAGATTGAAGAAGATATGcttattttgaaattgtaaacCAGCTTTAATTTTTGatagataataaacaaaatatggcATTACGAATAACACCATGAAAATATAAATtggtataaaaaagaaaacatacctCATTAAAATAGCCCTCCTCATTCTCACTGTAGTGCCATGACTGTCAGCTGACCAATAATGTTATTGATGTCACAACCTTGGAGATCGATTGCTGGAATAAGCTGGATTTCCTAACCAATTATTAATTATAATGACAGTTATGTCTACGTAGAAATAATATTTCTTGGAATGTGTATGGAGAAATCTGTGTTTGTAGTGTTATAGGAAAATCCTTGCTTATAGATTAGTCAATCGATTTTAATGCCTTTCCTCTAGAGAATCTGATGAGGAATTATGGTCAC
It includes:
- the LOC139509620 gene encoding neurensin-1-like; protein product: MSESTESKNFTDDGLAEEEHEILSKTSTVLEEADPEKKKKKSGCPVYFGVKSYLHEFYDPNSSVKDPSIYEEDDDFALLLNPRSRRRRCPPIWLKVCIWSGANLLLFGIVGILVGYTVPRKSMVTKLSEDQNLGYIDHSAVSFNTTLDLCKLVGLILFCSGGIIFAMSLLFPSFLTSYCDDDVSEDSIRIPIADEKTPLSPIEMSIPSTSKVKSVQPNRVAFKDDFPTKDVRFMD